agtccctaagcaccctccctatacagtcagGCGCTttccattctctgctatgacatgcagactgattctctgctgacatgaagccagatcgtctgttacgggacctctctgctctgcctgtgtgctaggcctaaatatatgccaatggactgttgcagtggtgggtgacgtgaagcctcattctctgctatgacatgcagactgattctctgctgacatgaagccagattgtctgttacgggacctctctgctctgcctgtgtgctaggcctaaatatatgccaatggactgttgcagtggtgggtgacgtgaagcctcattctctgctatgacatgcagactgattctctgctgacatgaagccagattgtctgttacgggacctctctgctctgcctgtgtgctaggcctaaatatatgccaatggactgttgcagtggtgggtgacgtgaagcctcattctctgctatgacatgcagactgattctctgctgacatgaagccagattgtctgttacgggacctctctcctctgcctgtgtgctaggcctaaatatatgccaatggactgttgcagtggtggctgacgtgaagcctcattctctgctatgacatgcagactaattctctgctgacatgaagccagattgtctgttacgggacctctctcctctgcctgggtgctgggcctaaatttatgacaatggactgttgcagtggtggctgacgtgaagcctgattctctgctatgacatgcagactgattctctgctgacatgaagccagatcctctgttacgggacctctctcctctgcctgggtgctgggcctaaatttatgacaatggactgttgcagtggtggctgacgtgaagcctgattctctgctatgacatgcagactgattctctgctgacatgaagccagatcctctgttacgggacctctctcctctgcctgggtgctgggcctaaatttatgaaaatggactcttacagtggtgggtgacgtgaagcctgattctctgctatgacatgaagactgattctctgctgacatgaagccagattgtctgttacgggacctctctcctctgcctgggtgccggggcctaaatatctgagaatggactgttccagtggtgggtgacgggaagccagattctctgctatggaacctctctccaattgattttggttaatttttatttatttaatttttattttaattcatttccctatccacatttgtttgcaggggatttacctacatgttgctgccttttgcagccctctagccctttcctgggctgttttacagccgttttagtgccgaaaagttcgggtccccattgacttcaatggggttcgggttcgggacgaagttcggatcgggttcggatcccgaacccgaacatttccgggatgttcggccgaacttctcgaacccgaacatccaggtgttcgctcaactctagttactatatatttagtttttcaaTGATCTAACTATAGTATTGTCTTTTCAAATTGCTGGCACATTGCTATAAAGTCATAAATTACTTTAGCCTTCCAAAGGATTCGATTTAAGTAAAAATGTTTTCTGAATCAATGTATAATTGTAACTCTATGTACCCCTGAAACATGAAACTGTGGCTATTTGCTGCCCCAAGTGGTGAGATGATGATATTGCTTCTATGTTTTTGTATGACAGATCTCCCCTTTTTATCATTGTGTCTCTTGCACAGTAATATGTGGCTGAATCTTCCATACTCAGGCGGTCTATCTGGAGATAGGCTGTAGTAATGGAATTGTCTGTTGTCATTGTGAATCTTCCTTCAAATGATGAGGAATATATTGTTTCCCCATCCTCAGGGTCAATCCTTCCAATCCATTTCAATCCATTTCCAGGGACCTGTTGAATCCAGTGCATATAGTAGGATGTGAATGTGAATCCAGAAGTCTTACAGGAAATCTTCACACTTTCTCCAGGTTTCCTGATTTCTGAGGAGGGTTGAACGAGCTGAACCTGTGACAAGACTCCTGTGAATAAGAAATGACCACAAATCAGTAGGAAGACAAATTGTGACTATGACCTGGTCCATTTGTCTTACTGGTTTCTGTCTTACCATGCAGTGAAGAtacacacagcacacaccagagcAGGAACATGTTGTGTACctgtcatgacccgggttgtattcgaaccgggatcttcctggtctcttaaaccatagccttacctgttgtgctacagaagagatctagactttgggaatgtccttactgtgttcaacactacatcatactctctagctccacctgctgccagctgtggacaattctcaatctggacagcctttaaataggaagtgaggtcatcactcagtgcccgtttatttggatttcttccctgggtgttttgacttcagtgatcttccttgtattgaactcctgcctgatatcccgactattctacagcctgctgattttgtaccttgccgccagatcgtgaatgaccttagcctgcctgactcttctccggattttgattctgaactattcgcctgacgacgctttgcctggatctcaagcacactatttccacttcggacactaccttttacaggtaccttacataataaacgggccacaatggcagtggaccctgctgagattgttaaggcgattacacgtcagggacaattgatcggagctcatgaacagcatcttgcttccctggacgccaagttagatgaactttgcaccatgctcaaatcttgtttgcctggttcctctgcaacggttcagactccggatcctactcctactacggtccaacccgcctcttctgtaccaccaaaacttcccttgcctgacaagtttggtggtgatactgaggactgcagaggctttttaaatgtttgccgtttgcatttccgcaacaaccctgcaacttttagcacttcgtctgccaaagtgacttttgtaatttccttgttaaaggggaaggccctggcctgggtctctccttatttggaacgcaacgatcctgtactccaagatgctgaaaaatttCTGGCCTCTCTCCAGATTGTATTTGACAAGCCAGGTAGAGTTTCTGCAGCTGAGTACTCCCTCTTGGACATACAACAAGACACCAGATCTGTGGACACAGTATGCTATTGAGTTCCGTACCCTTGCTGCTGAAACAAATTGGGACTCAAGGGCATTACGTGCAGCCTTCCGAAAAGGTCTTACGGATCGCATCAAGGACGAATTAGTCTATAAGGATCTCCCAGAAGACCTTGAGAAATTCATAGAGCTGTGTGTTCGTCTGGATGTCCGGTACCATGAAAGGTGCCAAGAGAGActtagaacccgcaagtttcctaggccagcttaccgtttggcccctaacttccaagcaccacctcagccagaacctgaaacctctgttgaaccccagacacctgtggaacccatggaggtgagccgtctccacctaactgagtcagagaaacaaaggaggcgttcattgggcctgtgcctgtactgcggacttaaaggacatttagtatctgtctgcccctcccgtccagtaaaaggcagggtctaaccagtgttggaggagctggcttagaccttacaggtaaatcctccaagaccaagattactgttccggctactatccatttatcttctaagcttgttttctgtgaggcttttgtggattccggagcggcgggtatattcttggactacacttttgcaagaaagaacaacatcccgtttgttcctaagtctagacccctgaacattaccaccctgaatggacagcccttgggagatggtattgtgaaattcgagactacgacaatcaccctgcaggtaggcctcctccacaaagaggaagttgtcttgtctcttattgattctccgcttctgcctatcatccttggttacccatggttacaacttcacaacccctcttttgattgggaaaatggagaactaacctcctggggatcgtcctgtcgccttcgctgtttgtctcaacccaaaagactttctgcttgcatgttggctcctgtgactatcccacctaccttgcctcgtgaataccatgactttgcagacgtattttgcaaacaaaaggcagaggtgttacccccacatcgtccttttgactgtacaattaaattgattcccggagcacctcttcccaaaggaaagacctaccccctgtctctgcccgaacaaaactctatggaggaatacgtaagagacaacttggaaagaggttttatccgaccctcttcttctccagtaggagcaggtttcttcttcgttgaaaagaaagatgggggccttcgaccatgcatagactatcgggggttaaatcaaatcaccgtaaaggactcctaccctttgccactcattcttgaactatttgatctacttaagggggctgttatattctccaagctagacctacgaggggcttataacctgattcgaattaatgagggggacgagtggaagacagcattcaacactcgtaatggacactttgaatatttggtcatgccatttggcttgtgtaacgcacctgctgtctttcaacgtttcatgaatgaaatttttcatgatttcagcaaccgttttgtgatcatctacttggacgacattttaatcttttccaagactcttctagagcacatctcgcatgtgaaacaggtattacaacggcttagagaaaaccatctttatgcaaaaatcgagaagtgcagtttccatcaaagctgtattcctttccttgggtacatcataagtgctgacggtttccaaatggaccctcaaaaactttccgctgtcttgcaatggccccaaccgaccactttaagaggactccaaagctttttaggatttgcaaattactacagacgcttcattaagagttttgcctccattgcggcaccccttactgccatgactaagaagggtacaaattgcaaggcgtggtcttcagaagcaaaatcagctttccagcgattaaaggacatgttcagtaaagctccaattcttctgcatccaaatcctgacctccagtacactgttgaggttgatgcctctgaggttggagcaggtgccgtactctcccagagacagccaaagtctggtagaatccatccagtagcttttttctctagaaagttttctccggcagagatgaattatgatgttgggaatcgagaactactggccatcaaattggcattgtctgaatggcgacatcttctggaaggggcttccaaaccttttactatcctcactgaccataaaaacctactgtatcttcagactgctagacgtctgaactcacgtcaggctcgatgggctctgtttttctcccgttttaattttgtcctttcttacgttccaggacatagaaacaaaaaagccgatgctctttccagacagttcgcttcctctgaagaagatcaaccagccgagcagtatataatcccacctcacaaaattgtcgcacagatctctacggccctttcccaacaactacaagaaacccagaatcgtgttccccagggcttgaagataccaccaggtcgcctgtacgtagcccctagtctcagaaaacctatactcctctgggcacatgatggcgtgttatccggtcatcctggtgtcaccatcactcttaagaccttgcagcgtcatgtctggtggcctcgtatgaaaaaggatgttactgactatgtggctgcctgcccaacttgtgctgctaataaagtaccccgcacattacctgctggactgttacatccacttccggcacctcgccagccttggacccatttgaccttggacttcattgtagacttacccaagtccgagggcatgactgctatatgggtcacagtggatcgcttttccaaaatgtctcattttgtgccgattccgggattacctacagcgaaagcactgtccactcttttcctttcccatattgtaagacatcatggcatacctaccaatatcatctcagaccgcggatcccagttcgtttcccgattctggagagcgttctgcaagaaactgggagtaacgctctcactctctacctcacatcaccctcaaactgatggtcaaaccgaacgcatgaaccagaccctagaaacctaccttcgacattatgtcaatgccttacactccaactggtctgagtatttgcctttagctgagttcgccctaaattcccgttggcacagtgctcttcataccacaccattctacgcagccctaggctatcaccctcagacttttcccctactccagccttcttctggtgtaccagcagcagatcagcgggtgaaaaatattctactacattggaagaagattcgtttattactacggaagtcagcaggcaagtacaggttttttttccaacagacgaagacgccatatacctccatatgtggtgggggacagagtttggctatcaaccaagtatgtgagactgaaacaaccttctaccaaattgggccctcgattcatcggtccttacaggatcattgctcgagttggaccagtttcctatcgcttaagattaccttcttctctccggatacatcccgtcttccacgtttcactcctcaaaaaagctattttcaaccgctactccagatcacaacaactacctcctcctgttcttgttgatggacaaaatgagtttgaagtctccaagattcttgattccagaagacagggccgtggccttcggtatctggttcattggaaggggtatcctgtcacagaccgctcctgggttccagccaaagatctgcatgcaccttctcttatacgagacttccatacctcgtttcccactaagccccgctaggcccccggaggggtccattggggagggggccctgtcatgacccgggttgtattcgaaccgggatcttcctggtctcttaaaccatagccttacctgttgtgctacagaagagatctagactttgggaatgtccttactgtgttcaacactacatcatactctctagctccacctgctgccagctgtggacaattctcaatctggacagcctttaaataggaagtgaggtcatcactcagtgcccgtttatttggatttcttccctgggtgttttgacttcagtgatcttccttgtattgaactcctgcctgatattccgactattctacagcctgctgattttgtaccttgccgccagatcgtgaatgaccttagcctgcctgactcttctccggattttgattctgaactattcgcctgacgacgctttgcctggatctcaagcacactatttccacttcggacactaccttttacaggtaccttacagTACCTCCCTAAAATCCAATGGTTCACAGTCATATCCTGTATGACAGTCGGCTTTTTATTCTGTAACACATTTGACCCGTTGAAGGAAATTTGCATATGGTGCTTCATTATATAAAATCTTGGCTAGGCAAGAAATCCTGTGTCAAGTATagttaacacacacacacacacattgcatAATGATAATGTATAATTATAACATATTGCCACAATTATATGAGTAGGTACTGTACTAGCTGTTGCCATACTGAGCGGACAGTCTACTGTAAAAACTATAATTCAAAAGACCCTATTAGATCGCCCGATTTTTGATCCAATAATCCGGAAAAAACGTTCATACGAATGCTTGTTCCTGAAAATTGTCTCATGTAACTGAGCCGCCAATCATcagatgaatgagcaaacacttGTTCTTCAGGTAATGGGCCTCTTTCATCAGGTTGAAAGTAGCCTGATTATCGGCAGGACATCCCTACATGTAACAAGAAACATTCTTCAGGCATTCACTAAGCTCACACTtatccatcagactgccagacAGAGAAGTAGGATCTTAGAACGAGCTATTcttttcacaaatgtttgtaaaagTAGACTGCATAGGGAGGTGTCtatgggactgaatgaaacacctgaattcaCGGATTCAGAGGTGTTTCCCAATTATCTAGTCCAAAATCAAATAAGCAGAAGAAAAAATTGCTATAAATTAATCTAGAGCTCCCAACTCTACCATTTATGAAGAGTGTTTATTTTCTCCTTTGGGTGATCATAGTTCATATATATTTACCGTAATTTGGATGGCTGTGTATCAATTTCAACCATGGGATTGGCGAGGATGTAGAGGATAGAAATGGAGGGATACATTTTAGAACATTGTTTCTCCTTATTGATCCCATATTGATCAAGCCTTTTCGTATTATGTTTTAAGAAAGCACCCAAGCTTTTCCTGAAGCCATCAACTGTTTCTGCTGTTACCAGATCCTGTGTTaaactattccacagattcacagctcatTGTCTTAAGAGGGAATTTTACGTAAAACAGCTTTTTGCCAGATACTTTGTGAAACCTATTTTTAAACTACAAATTTATGATTTCACCCTGGTAGAAATCTCTTATCAAGGGAAAAAGAAATATAATTCTTGTGCCCAGATCTGAACTGCATACTTTAGATGAGGATGCCTTGAGGCTATGCAAAGTGGTAACATTACTGTATGTTCCTGTCCTACATTTCCTTGACTCTTTTGATACATGGTAATACGGTATCCTACTGGCCTTAGATGCAACTAACTAACCTCCCATGCTGTAGTTTCCTCTATAATCTACAAGTACACCCAGATCCTTCTTCTACTTCTATTAATGAATCTGAACAAATTAGACGAGTTTCACATTGCCGGCAGgagttccagcaggctgttacagcaaaccctgcagccacattgactataatggagcgAACCACTAGTGTATAACTtgtggggagccatgatgtcatggcaACCTACAAGTTATGGCATTAATTATATTAAACTTACCTGTGTTTAAGAGCTTGGACTAATCCATGAGTCTGATGATCTCGGGGCCTTCTAGACAGCTGATTGGAGAGTTTTTCTAACGGTCTTTCAGTACCTATAAAAGAAGAAATCATCGTCACTggcgcattcacgtaagtattttcTCCAGATAACCACCTGCGCTAAGTCTACTCATGGAGGATTTACTCAAGCAGCTCATTCTGAAGGCCGAAGGCAACGGAGGTGAAGAGTGGCTACG
This portion of the Bufo gargarizans isolate SCDJY-AF-19 chromosome 1, ASM1485885v1, whole genome shotgun sequence genome encodes:
- the LOC122928087 gene encoding immunoglobulin gamma-1 heavy chain-like; this encodes MFLLWCVLCVSSLHGVLSQVQLVQPSSEIRKPGESVKISCKTSGFTFTSYYMHWIQQVPGNGLKWIGRIDPEDGETIYSSSFEGRFTMTTDNSITTAYLQIDRLSMEDSATYYCARDTMIKRGDLSYKNIEAISSSHHLGQQIATVSCFRGCRLGSLRVNPWGSSLDRMGAVQEILKVTYTSSLSWSLPLASGSRLVCTYPFALSTPGVHRWFCPFGCFLVSYMRRGGLAVLC